One window of the Torulaspora delbrueckii CBS 1146 chromosome 6, complete genome genome contains the following:
- the INP52 gene encoding phosphatidylinositol-3-/phosphoinositide 5-phosphatase INP52 (similar to Saccharomyces cerevisiae INP52 (YNL106C) and INP53 (YOR109W); ancestral locus Anc_2.171), with the protein MLILLSQKPQRRIAIVSESFALILKSVGTDPSHRPRCAIELVPKSDLKNQDFKRLSGHDIQGFIGLIEIEGLIFVGTITGKSKVAQPIPGETVNKIYAVDFFCLNDGRWDFVEIESSGYPVMSESDSPEFQEALPRHPCYEIRKLLSNGSFYYSSDFDLTSTLQHRGFSEYSLSVDNFQEEYMWNSFLMQEIITYRDRLDENYKQILDEEGFLTTVIRGFAETFVTYIKRLKVALTVISKQSWKRAGTRFNARGVDDEANVANFVETELIMYSSQYCYAFTQIRGSIPVFWEQDTSLINPKVQITRSMEATQPIFDEHFIRLIDEYGPVHVVNLLSTKSSEIELSRRYKAHITKSEKLKLNHDVFFTDFDFHRETAQEGFSAVERLIPKILDSLLTAGYFSYDVKEKKVISEQQGIFRTNCLDCLDRTNLVQQVISLAAFKTFLEDFNMVTANSYIDSEDYVLKHNTLWADHGDQVSQIYTGTNALKSSFSRKGKMSFAGALSDATKSVSRMYINNFMDKNKQQNIDALLGRLPDQQPVQLYDPINEFVSSKLTGLSDQFTSHSTINLLVGTYNVNGASRAADLSKWLFPIGDKFKPDIVVLGLQEVIELTAGSILNADYSKGSFWENMVSKCLNQFDEKYLLLRVEQMSSLVILFFVKADKANVVRQVEGATKKTGFGGITGNKGAVAIRFEYGDTSFCFVNAHFSAGSNNIEERRNDYESIVKSIAFQRSKTIPHHDSIVWLGDLNYRISLPNEEVRKELSSQEDGYIDKLLRYDQLTREINSGVIFQDFREPTLKFRPTYKFDHGTDRYDSSEKARTPSWTDRIVYKGDNLHPLAYADAPLLISDHRPVYAAYRAKVSYIDEAVRLDLTKRLYNEYKAAHPEELDRKDNHLVDLATDMDNAAKRRRSLAQATGVTLLDFPGSPSKVLSPTSSSSSLSSTPLQPVRRKETNSSFDSIKPRIRPPPPPAPTSTAHLEPAEDSGPSSDDSSSIISTRQKHPEQSAPPPPQPRKSLPPGFNEAILTPRNTSRSTTPTLPRAEVPTPRKNFKFETPVSSSPSPPFSTESNSVNVQSPPTEADVVTTSATKKKIAPAKPAKKPELENLTMDSWKPLTPK; encoded by the coding sequence ATGCTAATACTTTTATCTCAAAAGCCGCAGCGAAGGATCGCTATTGTCTCTGAATCGTTCGCTTTGATCCTCAAGTCTGTGGGCACCGATCCTTCCCATAGGCCTCGCTGTGCTATTGAGTTAGTACCAAAgagtgatttgaagaatcaGGATTTCAAGAGGTTGTCTGGACACGATATCCAAGGATTCATTGGtctcattgaaattgaaggtttGATTTTCGTGGGAACAATTACAGGGAAATCAAAAGTAGCTCAACCTATTCCTGGTGAGACTGTCAATAAGATTTATGctgttgatttcttctgtCTCAATGACGGACGTTGGGATTTTGTCGAAATTGAATCCTCTGGATATCCTGTTATGTCAGAATCAGACTCACCAGAGTTTCAAGAGGCCTTGCCTAGACATCCATGTTACGAGATAAGAAAGCTCTTATCAAATGGTTCATTCTATTATAGCTCTGATTTTGATCTGACTTCTACCTTGCAGCATCGTGGATTCAGCGAGTACTCCCTGAGTGTCgataattttcaagaagaatataTGTGGAACTCATTCCTCATGCAGGAGATTATTACTTATAGAGATAGACTTGACGAGAACTATAAACAAattttggatgaagaggGTTTCCTGACGACAGTTATTCGAGGATTTGCAGAAACTTTTGTCACATACatcaagagattgaaggtCGCGTTAACCGTGATTTCGAAGCAGAGTTGGAAAAGAGCAGGGACTCGTTTCAATGCTCGTGGTGTAGATGATGAAGCAAATGTTGCAaactttgttgaaactgAATTAATCATGTACTCATCGCAGTATTGTTATGCATTTACACAAATTAGAGGAAGTATACCGGTCTTCTGGGAGCAGGACACTTCGCTCATCAACCCCAAAGTGCAGATCACGAGATCCATGGAAGCAACCCAACCTATCTTCGATGAGCATTTCATCCGATTGATCGACGAGTACGGTCCGGTTCATGTCGTCAATCTGCTTTCGACAAAATCATCAGAGATTGAGCTATCGAGGAGATACAAAGCTCATATAACGAAGTCcgagaaattgaaacttaATCATGATGTGTTCTTCACGgattttgattttcatCGAGAGACAGCTCAGGAGGGATTTTCTGCCGTTGAGAGGCTGATTCCCAAGATTTTAGACTCTCTCTTGACAGCTGGGTACTTCTCGTACGATGttaaggaaaagaaagtCATTTCAGAACAACAAGGTATCTTTAGGACCAACTGTCTAGATTGTTTGGACAGAACTAACTTAGTTCAACAGGTCATTTCACTCGCCGCTTTCAAAACGtttttggaagatttcaatATGGTCACTGCGAACTCCTACATTGATTCGGAAGATTATGTCCTCAAGCACAACACACTTTGGGCTGATCATGGTGATCAAGTCTCCCAAATTTACACTGGTACCAATGCATTGAAGTCTTCTTTCTCTAGGAAGGGTAAAATGTCTTTTGCAGGAGCCTTATCCGATGCGACCAAATCAGTCAGCAGGATGTACATTAATAACTTTATGGATAAGAACAAACAGCAGAATATTGATGCGTTGCTCGGGAGGTTACCTGACCAACAGCCTGTGCAGCTTTATGATCCGATAAATGAGTTCGTTTCATCGAAACTGACAGGTCTATCAGACCAATTTACTTCTCACTCCACGATAAATCTCTTGGTGGGAACATACAATGTAAATGGTGCTTCAAGGGCTGCCGATTTGTCTAAGTGGTTGTTCCCTATCGGCGACAAGTTCAAGCCCGATATTGTCGTACTGGGATTACAAGAGGTCATCGAACTGACCGCGGGCTCGATTCTGAATGCTGATTATTCCAAGGGCTCCTTCTGGGAGAATATGGTCAGTAAGTGCTTAAATCAGTTCGATGAGAAATACCTACTGCTGAGAGTTGAACAGATGTCTTCCCTGGtgattctcttctttgtgAAGGCGGATAAAGCGAACGTGGTTAGGCAAGTGGAAGGTGCCACTAAAAAGACGGGTTTCGGAGGTATCACAGGTAATAAAGGAGCTGTTGCAATCAGGTTTGAATATGGTGATACATCTTTTTGTTTTGTGAACGCCCATTTCTCGGCTGGCTCCAACAACATCGAAGAACGTCGCAACGATTACGAGAGCATCGTCAAGAGTATAGCCTTCCAAAGATCTAAAACAATCCCGCATCACGACTCGATCGTCTGGTTGGGTGACTTGAATTATAGGATTTCGTTGCCAAATGAAGAAGTGAGAAAAGAGCTATCttctcaagaagatggcTATATTGACAAACTTTTACGCTACGATCAATTAACGCGTGAAATTAACTCTGGCGTGATCTTTCAGGATTTCAGAGAGCCCACTTTGAAGTTTCGGCCAACCTACAAATTTGATCATGGCACTGACAGATACGACTCTTCAGAGAAAGCCAGAACGCCTTCATGGACCGACCGGATTGTCTACAAGGGCGATAATCTACATCCTTTGGCTTATGCAGATGCTCCTTTACTGATTAGTGACCATAGACCAGTTTATGCCGCATACAGAGCCAAGGTTTCATATATTGACGAAGCTGTCAGACTGGATTTGACAAAACGTCTGTACAATGAGTACAAGGCCGCCCATCCCGAAGAACTAGATAGAAAAGACAACCACTTGGTTGATCTGGCCACAGATATGGATAATGCAGCCAAGAGACGTCGGTCGCTTGCGCAAGCAACTGGTGTAACTTTGCTTGATTTCCCTGGCTCGCCATCGAAGGTACTGTcaccaacttcttcttcgtcatctttGTCATCAACTCCATTACAACCTGtgagaaggaaagagaCCaactcttcttttgatagCATCAAACCAAGGATACGCCCACCTCCACCTCCAGCACCGACATCGACTGCTCACTTGGAACCTGCTGAGGATTCTGGTCCGAGCAGCGACGATTCGAGTAGCATCATTTCAACCAGACAAAAGCATCCTGAGCAATCCGCTCCGCCTCCTCCACAGCCGAGAAAGTCCCTGCCACCAGGATTTAACGAGGCAATCTTGACACCAAGAAATACAAGTCGATCAACTACACCTACCCTTCCAAGAGCAGAGGTGCCTACCCCTCgaaagaatttcaaatttgaaacgcctgtctcttcttctccatctccTCCATTTTCAACAGAGTCAAACTCGGTTAACGTACAGTCACCACCAACCGAAGCTGATGTGGTAACCACTTCAGctacaaagaaaaagataGCACCAGCAAAACCTGCCAAGAAGCCAGAACTGGAGAACTTAACCATGGACTCGTGGAAACCTCTCACTCCCAAGTGA
- the TDEL0F01270 gene encoding uncharacterized protein (similar to Saccharomyces cerevisiae LEU4 (YNL104C) and LEU9 (YOR108W); ancestral locus Anc_2.172), whose amino-acid sequence MLFRQTFVALAEHAGRASKSIPSVKLAYKNMLKDPSVKYRTFQPPKMTSRQWPDKTITKAPRWLSTDLRDGNQSLPDPMSVEQKKEYFHKLVEIGFKEIEVSFPSASQTDFDFTRYAVENAPDDVNIQCLVQSREHLIKRTVESLTGAKRATIHTYLATSDLFRDVVFNMSREEALKKAVEATKLVRKLTKDDPSQQATRWSYQFSPETFSDTPVEFAVEICEAVKAAWEPTEENPIIFNLPATVEVSTPNVYADQIEYFATHISEREKVCISTHCHNDRGCGVAASELGVLAGADRVEGCLFGNGERTGNVDLVTVALNMYTQGIAPELDFSDITSLIEVVERCNKIPVSPRAPYGGDLVVCAFSGSHQDAIKKGFSLQDKRRAQGDQKWAIPYLPLDPKDIGRDYEAVIRVNSQSGKGGAAWIILRSLGLDLPRNMQIEFSTKVQNEADSLGRELKSDEITKVFKEAYNYNNEIYNEISLIDYNVEKEGAERRNLTGQVSINGNVHDIQGSGNGPISSLVDALSNLLNVRLGVANYTEHSLGSGSSTQAASYVMMSYRRNSDNEMAYQWGVGVSEDVGDASIKAIFSTVNNIVHSGEVALPSSNTAKAAGSA is encoded by the coding sequence ATGCTCTTTCGTCAGACTTTCGTAGCTCTAGCAGAGCATGCTGGTAGAGCTTCCAAATCCATACCTAGCGTTAAGCTTGCGTATAAAAATATGCTAAAAGATCCTTCAGTGAAATATAGAACTTTCCAGCCACCAAAGATGACAAGCAGGCAATGGCCTGATAAGACTATCACGAAGGCTCCACGTTGGCTTTCGACAGACTTGAGAGATGGTAATCAATCGCTCCCGGATCCCATGTCGGTCGAACAAAAGAAGGAATACTTCCACAAACTGGTTGAGATCGGCTTCAAGGAAATTGAGGTTTCTTTCCCATCTGCTTCCCAGACCGATTTCGATTTCACTCGTTATGCGGTTGAAAATGCTCCAGATGATGTTAACATCCAATGTCTAGTTCAATCCCGTGAACATTTGATTAAGAGAACCGTTGAATCCCTAACTGGTGCCAAGAGAGCCACTATTCACACTTATCTAGCTACAAGTGATCTTTTCCGTGATGTTGTCTTCAACATGTCCAGAGAAGAGGCCCTTAAGAAGGCCGTTGAAGCCACTAAGCTAGTTAGAAAATTGACTAAGGATGATCCATCTCAACAGGCTACCCGTTGGTCGTACCAGTTTTCTCCAGAGACCTTCAGTGACACTCCAGTGGAATTCGCTGTGGAGATCTGTGAAGCTGTTAAGGCCGCTTGGGAACCTACCGAGGAGAACCCAATTATTTTCAACTTGCCAGCTACCGTTGAAGTGAGTACTCCAAACGTATACGCTGATCAGATTGAATACTTCGCTACTCATATCTCTGAGCGTGAAAAGGTGTGTATTTCTACCCATTGTCACAACGACCGTGGTTGCGGTGTCGCTGCTTCCGAATTGGGTGTCCTAGCGGGTGCTGATCGTGTTGAAGGTTGTCTCTTTGGTAACGGTGAACGTACTGGTAACGTTGATCTTGTCACTGTGGCTTTGAACATGTACACTCAAGGTATTGCACCTGAATTAGACTTCTCCGACatcacttctttgattgaagtCGTTGAACGTTGTAACAAGATCCCAGTCTCTCCAAGAGCTCCATACGGTGGTGATCTTGTCGTTTGTGCCTTCTCTGGCTCTCACCAGGATGCTATCAAGAAGGGTTTCAGCTTGCAAGACAAGAGACGTGCTCAAGGTGACCAAAAATGGGCTATCCCATACCTACCATTGGATCCAAAGGATATTGGCCGTGACTACGAAGCTGTCATCAGAGTCAACTCTCAATCCGGTAAAGGTGGTGCTGCTTGGATCATCTTGAGATCTCTTGGTTTGGACTTGCCAAGAAACATGCAAATCGAATTCTCTACCAAGGTGCAAAATGAAGCTGACTCTCTAGGTAGAGAATTGAAATCCGATGAGATTACAAAGGTCTTCAAGGAGGCTTACAACTACAACAACGAAATTTACAACGAAATTAGTCTAATCGACTACAACGTCGAGAAGGAAGGTGCCGAACGTAGAAACTTGACTGGTCAAGTTTCCATCAATGGTAACGTCCATGACATCCAAGGTTCCGGTAACGgtccaatttcttctctagTCGACGCTTTGTCGAACTTGTTGAACGTGAGACTCGGTGTTGCCAATTATACCGAGCACTCTCTAGGTTCTGGTTCTTCCACACAGGCCGCTTCCTACGTGATGATGTCTTACAGACGTAACAGCGACAACGAAATGGCTTATCAATGGGGTGTCGGCGTCTCTGAAGATGTCGGGGATGCTTCCATCAAAGCCATCTTCTCCACTGTGAACAACATTGTTCACTCCGGTGAAGTCGCTTTGCCAAGCTCCAACACTGCAAAGGCGGCAGGATCGGCCTAA
- the RGS2 gene encoding GTPase-activating protein RGS2 (similar to Saccharomyces cerevisiae RGS2 (YOR107W); ancestral locus Anc_2.173), which yields MTYPHAPSLEELLSQMDVEEEMTQRASSSPPSISPFNIKNFEAFLVKSHCDENYEFWKACNYYLNHSDIPTFDFVQWNTNIYQNFIQVNAPMECNLPQDIKKAYQEWYDHGVIPSRDVVLEARQHALNLMTDAYRQFVRYTNHATPPPPSPSVSTQGPTTCYFPQQRDLKRRKNSRECRTSDFKIQRSVTDSSGSQSGSRVSVVMDSGSSSKSELSESVGGGASTRRLINKGKALVTKLKQKTKRPNSKSSSSSNNGLPTKNCILSTYQNL from the coding sequence ATGACTTATCCGCATGCTCCGAGCCTGGAGGAGTTGTTGTCACAGATGGACGTTGAGGAGGAGATGACACAGCgggcttcttcttctcctccGAGTATTTCTCCAttcaatatcaagaattttgaagcttttctgGTGAAATCACATTGTGATGAGAACTATGAGTTTTGGAAGGCGTGTAATTACTATTTGAACCATTCAGATATTCCCACATTTGACTTTGTTCAGTGGAACACAAATATTtatcaaaatttcattcaagTGAATGCTCCGATGGAATGTAACCTGCCGCAGGATATTAAAAAAGCGTACCAAGAATGGTACGATCATGGGGTGATACCGAGCCGGGATGTAGTGCTTGAAGCGCGACAGCATGCACTTAATCTCATGACAGACGCATATAGGCAGTTTGTGCGGTATACTAATCATGCAACGCCGCCTCCTCCATCACCTTCGGTGTCTACACAAGGGCCTACTACATGCTATTTCCCACAGCAGCGAGATCTCAAGAGACGCAAGAACTCACGCGAATGCCGAACCAGTGACTTCAAGATACAAAGGTCTGTGACAGATTCCAGTGGTTCCCAGAGCGGGTCTCGAGTGAGCGTCGTCATGGATTCCGGCTCAAGTTCCAAGAGCGAACTTTCGGAGTCTGTTGGAGGAGGAGCCAGCACTAGAAGGCTTATAAACAAAGGCAAGGCACTGGTTACAAAGCTCAAGCAAAAGACTAAGAGGCCTAATTCGAAGTCTAGTTCATCATCCAACAACGGACTGCCCACTAAAAATTGCATTCTATCCACATACCAAAATCTCTAA
- the VAM3 gene encoding SNAP receptor VAM3 (similar to Saccharomyces cerevisiae VAM3 (YOR106W); ancestral locus Anc_2.175) yields the protein MSFFDLEAQHSVASTRDSDLSASGADNLISQFAEELKKLGRECSKIATKRDSPHVRNSIETELIPLCNSLRDRIEEIRWSNSGQRIPQGSKLHNDFRMLKETLQRLQRDYNNKKMKPVFKKQANEVAPKAVRDEPEGYVSIKVNEQTPLLQQEESNNQQQQQQQQQQQQMFKQIPQDTISQDELDFNTIIHQERSQQINRIHSAVQEVNAIFHQLGSLVHEQGEQVDTIDGNIGNLSNNVQKANEQLNRADEHQRQRNKCGLITLIIIIVVVLVVILAVLS from the coding sequence ATGTCGTTCTTCGACCTCGAAGCTCAACACTCAGTAGCTTCGACAAGAGATAGTGACCTGTCAGCTAGTGGGGCTGATAATCTTATCAGTCAGTTCGCAGAAGAGTTAAAAAAGTTGGGAAGAGAATGCAGTAAGATAGCTACCAAAAGGGATTCTCCACATGTGCGAAATAGTATTGAAACTGAGCTCATACCATTATGCAATAGTTTACGTGATAGGATCGAAGAAATAAGGTGGAGTAACAGTGGTCAACGAATCCCACAGGGCTCAAAGCTTCACAATGACTTTCGAATGCTAAAGGAGACTTTACAAAGGTTACAACGAGACTACAATaacaaaaaaatgaaaCCTGTATTTAAGAAACAGGCGAATGAGGTAGCTCCTAAAGCTGTACGAGACGAGCCCGAGGGGTACGTGTCGATCAAGGTCAACGAACAGACGCCTCTATTGCAACAGGAAGAGTCCAAcaatcaacaacaacagcagcagcagcagcagcagcagcagatGTTCAAGCAAATTCCCCAGGACACAATTTCGCAGGATGAACTAGATTTTAATACGATAATACACCAGGAGAGATCTCAACAGATTAATCGAATTCACTCTGCAGTACAAGAGGTTAATGcaatctttcatcaattagGTTCTCTGGTGCACGAACAAGGCGAGCAGGTAGATACTATAGATGGTAACATTGGTAATTTGTCAAATAACGTGCAAAAGGCGAACGAACAATTAAACAGAGCTGATGAGCACCAAAGACAAAGGAACAAATGCGGCCTGATAACGCTGATAATTATAATAGTGGTGGTATTAGTTGTAATATTAGCAGTATTAAGTTAG
- the MET4 gene encoding Met4p (similar to Saccharomyces cerevisiae MET4 (YNL103W); ancestral locus Anc_2.174) yields MSDNRGSSSYSADFENLFGSGKNGEEEEEGSQMNWVQPTALLAEAGALREDVHAREDVTPSILLEQLAYVDNFMPSLEQEYANLDSWILSDGQEAGGQNEANGRSMGFDERLAAELSAFADDSFIFPDEDKRQQSSSKDGDNESGESGNDNGNQQSNSHFLTQRRNTFLTSQYDHSKSRFSSRKKRPIEQQRQSRSTGSDSRGSLPAQDHGGFVNVDIAPSNGHSMYAPTVRSPLNSLVASQPYSLSNTPETTVSRSSWSNDQMPSADEGAPRIQLPDYSKIPTSTLVALLPRVTVPPGAYQSLINQGLDADQIDAIAVIIAHYEQEKQKRRENGQSSRPNSSEADPAANNGASFLIDILFNGSQPRRQGQSPTYQSPVETSPVEKQESQPVINDAIITETISRKRSTDSIRRDAELPLHTEARELKRQKSTSAIPPTSKVHSKRKVKESELESSVHELSELAVSLQQKIHTLEMENELLKNLVISSGESEGVERAEKIKKEILKK; encoded by the coding sequence ATGAGTGATAACAGaggttcatcttcatatAGTGCAGATTTTGAGAATCTGTTTGGGAGTGGTAAGAACGgcgaagaagaggaggaaggGTCGCAGATGAACTGGGTACAACCGACGGCTCTGCTGGCGGAAGCCGGTGCTTTGCGTGAAGATGTACATGCACGGGAAGATGTTACGCCCAGTATCTTGCTGGAACAGCTGGCTTATGTGGATAACTTTATGCCGTCTTTAGAACAGGAGTACGCGAATTTGGATTCGTGGATCTTGTCCGATGGTCAAGAAGCCGGAGGTCAGAATGAGGCCAACGGACGTAGTATGGGATTTGATGAGAGGTTGGCTGCGGAGTTGAGCGCGTTTGCTGATGATTCGTTCATCTTTCCGGATGAAGACAAAAGACAACAGTCTAGTAGTAAAGACGGTGATAATGAAAGTGGTGAAAGTGGTAATGATAATGGGAACCAACAGAGCAATTCGCATTTCTTGACTCAGCGAAGAAATACGTTTTTGACTTCGCAGTATGATCACAGTAAATCTCGTTTCTCGTCTAGGAAGAAAAGACCAATAGAGCAGCAGCGGCAGTCAAGATCTACTGGTAGTGATTCTCGTGGGTCGCTTCCCGCACAGGACCACGGTGGATTTGTTAATGTTGATATTGCTCCTAGTAATGGACATTCAATGTATGCGCCAACCGTGCGTTCACCTTTGAACAGTCTCGTAGCATCGCAGCCGTACTCCCTTTCGAATACACCAGAAACTACTGTTTCTCGAAGTTCGTGGAGCAATGATCAAATGCCGTCTGCGGATGAAGGCGCTCCACGAATACAGTTGCCGGATTACTCCAAGATACCGACATCCACGCTAGTGGCGTTATTGCCGCGAGTTACAGTTCCTCCAGGAGCATACCAGTCGTTGATTAATCAGGGTCTTGATGCGGACCAGATCGATGCAATTGCAGTGATCATTGCGCATtatgaacaagaaaagcAGAAACGTAGGGAAAACGGACAATCGAGTAGACCGAACAGTTCAGAAGCGGACCCAGCTGCTAATAACGGTGCATCTTTCCTGATAGATATTCTCTTTAATGGCTCTCAGCCGCGCAGGCAGGGACAGTCACCAACGTATCAGTCTCCAGTGGAGACCTCTCCAGTGGAGAAACAAGAATCCCAACCAGTAATCAATGATGCTATAATAACCGAGACAATATCGCGAAAGAGATCTACTGATAGTATTAGAAGAGATGCGGAATTGCCCTTACACACTGAGGCTCGagagttgaagagacaaaagTCAACTAGTGCGATCCCACCCACATCGAAAGTACACTCGAAGAGGAAGGTCAAGGAATCGGAGTTAGAAAGCTCGGTGCATGAATTGAGTGAATTGGCTGTTTCTTTACAACAAAAGATTCACACTTTGGAGATGGAAAatgaacttttgaaaaatcttgtcATATCTAGTGGTGAATCTGAAGGAGTTGAGAGAGCTGAAAAgataaagaaagagatcCTCAAAAAATAA